A single window of Candidatus Methylomirabilota bacterium DNA harbors:
- a CDS encoding glycosyltransferase, producing the protein MRWVVVLPFDRPEHMGVDFRDELTAMGHEVRTFAYRRDNPLYKNRGTKAAYQVWILRRLERLCAEWRPSFVLVIKGGPITPGLVRRVKARQDVLFLNFFPDNPLWMMPFDSIEAYDVFFTKERYALRALEGVGLRNLHYLPMYCVPAMHHPVALTPEEQLRYARPISFVGSRYPYRERLIKELLEFPIKLWGGGWQRADSPDIRALAAGGPVWGRAKLAIYSGSTLSLNHHHPMNDIVGVNTRAFELAAAGACQVVDLKEELPALFKPGEEVVAYRDLDEMKKHLAYYLGHPDEARAIGENARTRALKEHTLRHRIEEMLAVVEQRFGKRS; encoded by the coding sequence CACCTTCGCCTACCGGCGGGACAACCCGCTCTACAAGAACCGCGGCACCAAGGCGGCCTACCAAGTCTGGATTCTGCGGCGGCTCGAGCGACTCTGCGCCGAGTGGCGGCCGTCCTTCGTCCTCGTCATCAAGGGCGGGCCCATCACGCCGGGCCTGGTCCGGCGGGTCAAGGCGCGCCAGGACGTCCTCTTCCTCAATTTTTTCCCCGACAACCCGCTGTGGATGATGCCCTTCGACAGCATCGAGGCGTACGACGTCTTCTTCACCAAGGAGCGCTACGCGCTGCGCGCGCTCGAGGGCGTGGGGCTGCGCAACCTCCACTATCTGCCAATGTATTGCGTGCCGGCGATGCATCACCCGGTCGCGCTCACGCCGGAGGAGCAGTTACGCTACGCCAGGCCCATCAGCTTCGTCGGCAGCCGCTACCCTTACCGAGAGCGGCTGATCAAGGAGCTGCTCGAATTCCCGATCAAGCTGTGGGGCGGCGGCTGGCAGCGGGCGGACTCGCCGGACATCCGGGCGCTCGCGGCGGGCGGCCCCGTGTGGGGGCGCGCCAAGCTCGCGATCTACTCGGGCTCGACGCTCTCCCTCAACCACCATCATCCGATGAACGACATCGTGGGCGTCAACACGCGCGCCTTCGAGCTGGCGGCCGCGGGCGCCTGCCAGGTCGTGGACCTCAAGGAGGAGCTGCCCGCGCTCTTCAAGCCGGGGGAAGAGGTCGTGGCCTACCGGGACCTGGACGAGATGAAGAAGCACCTGGCGTACTACCTCGGGCACCCAGACGAGGCGCGCGCCATCGGGGAGAACGCGCGCACGCGCGCGCTCAAGGAGCACACGCTCCGCCACCGCATCGAGGAGATGCTGGCCGTCGTCGAGCAGCGCTTCGGCAAGCGATCCTAA